One region of Anaeromyxobacter paludicola genomic DNA includes:
- a CDS encoding VOC family protein, translated as MAQNTIFLWYDKDAEAAARFYTQTFPDSAMGRIVRAPGDYPSGKRGDVLVVEFTLVGVHCAGLNGGPAFEHDQAFSFQIATDDQAETDRYWNAIVGNGGEESACGWCKDRWGLYWQITPRILTEALAAGGEEARRAFEAMMPMKKIDVAAIEAARRG; from the coding sequence ATGGCCCAGAACACGATCTTCCTCTGGTACGACAAGGACGCCGAGGCCGCGGCCCGCTTCTACACCCAGACCTTCCCGGACAGCGCCATGGGTCGAATCGTCCGCGCGCCTGGCGACTACCCGAGCGGCAAGAGGGGCGACGTGCTGGTGGTCGAGTTCACCCTGGTCGGGGTGCACTGCGCCGGCCTGAACGGCGGGCCCGCGTTCGAGCACGACCAGGCGTTCTCGTTCCAGATCGCGACCGACGATCAGGCGGAGACCGATCGCTACTGGAACGCGATCGTCGGCAACGGCGGCGAGGAGAGCGCGTGCGGCTGGTGCAAGGACCGGTGGGGCCTCTACTGGCAGATCACGCCGCGGATCCTGACCGAGGCGCTCGCGGCCGGGGGCGAGGAGGCGCGGCGCGCCTTCGAGGCGATGATGCCGATGAAGAAGATCGACGTCGCCGCCATCGAGGCGGCGCGGCGCGGCTGA
- a CDS encoding TetR/AcrR family transcriptional regulator, whose amino-acid sequence MGRWQGDARGRLEQAAMNLYREHGFAETTVAEIAARAGLTERTFFRYFADKREVLFWGAPLLERSIVEGIAAAPADAAPLEAVVAALAAAGAVFEERREGARVRHALIQANAELREREVMKLTSLGAAIAAALRARGVREPGASLTAEAGIAIFKVGFERWLEDAGRRDFAHHLRAALGELRGVVAEQGAAARRAPRTARAAGRGRRSPAS is encoded by the coding sequence ATGGGTCGATGGCAGGGAGACGCCCGGGGCCGCCTGGAGCAGGCCGCGATGAACCTCTACCGGGAGCACGGCTTCGCCGAGACCACGGTCGCGGAGATCGCCGCCCGCGCCGGGCTCACCGAGCGCACCTTCTTCCGCTACTTCGCCGACAAGCGGGAGGTGCTCTTCTGGGGAGCCCCCCTCCTCGAGCGCTCGATCGTGGAGGGCATCGCAGCCGCCCCGGCCGACGCTGCGCCGCTCGAGGCCGTGGTCGCCGCGCTCGCCGCCGCCGGCGCGGTCTTCGAGGAGCGGCGCGAGGGGGCGCGCGTGCGCCACGCGCTCATCCAGGCCAACGCCGAGCTCCGCGAGCGCGAGGTGATGAAGCTCACCTCCCTCGGCGCGGCGATCGCCGCGGCGCTCCGGGCCCGGGGCGTGCGCGAGCCGGGCGCCAGCCTGACCGCCGAGGCGGGCATCGCCATCTTCAAGGTCGGGTTCGAGCGCTGGCTCGAGGACGCGGGGCGCCGCGACTTCGCGCACCACCTTCGCGCGGCGCTCGGCGAGCTCCGCGGGGTCGTCGCGGAGCAGGGAGCGGCGGCGCGGCGGGCGCCTCGCACGGCTCGGGCGGCGGGCCGTGGCCGGCGCAGCCCGGCGTCGTGA
- a CDS encoding AraC family transcriptional regulator: MSAPDTFAISPRVFARAGIPSLERLCERAGVAPSAAFRTDEFFRLWAAAEDLIGDPAAGLRLGAEGLARGYGVGSTVALHAPDLRGAVAALARYKRLTCPERVELELEGDDAIVRYRWLQATREVPRLLVDTTTAALRELASRGTAGRVQPVRLELARRPRDRALLQRHFGCPVVFAAPHDALVFERGALDVPFVTADGGAFARIVAGLERRLRSGEGFPALVGEVRVAIARQLSEGRRASLAGVARRLAASARTLQRRLEGSGTSFHEQLATVRRTTATRLLANTELDPVAISMLLGFVEPNSFARAFRAWERTTPLRWRAQQGRA, from the coding sequence ATGTCGGCACCCGACACGTTCGCGATCTCGCCGCGCGTCTTCGCGCGGGCGGGCATCCCCTCCCTGGAGCGCCTGTGCGAGCGGGCCGGCGTGGCGCCGTCGGCGGCGTTCCGCACGGACGAGTTCTTCCGCCTCTGGGCGGCGGCGGAGGACCTGATCGGCGACCCGGCCGCGGGGCTCCGCCTCGGGGCGGAAGGGCTCGCCCGCGGCTACGGGGTGGGCTCGACGGTCGCGCTGCACGCGCCCGACCTCCGCGGCGCCGTCGCGGCCCTCGCGCGCTACAAGCGGCTGACCTGCCCCGAGCGCGTGGAGCTGGAGCTCGAAGGCGACGACGCGATCGTGCGCTACCGCTGGCTCCAGGCGACGCGCGAGGTGCCGCGGCTGCTCGTGGACACGACCACCGCCGCGCTGCGCGAGCTGGCGTCGCGCGGGACGGCGGGTCGCGTCCAGCCGGTGCGACTCGAGCTGGCGCGACGGCCCAGGGATCGCGCGCTCCTGCAGCGCCACTTCGGCTGTCCCGTCGTCTTCGCCGCGCCGCACGACGCGCTGGTGTTCGAGCGCGGCGCGCTCGACGTGCCGTTCGTGACCGCCGACGGAGGCGCCTTCGCGCGCATCGTCGCGGGGCTCGAGAGGCGGCTCCGCTCCGGGGAGGGGTTCCCCGCCCTGGTCGGCGAGGTGCGGGTGGCGATCGCCAGGCAGCTCAGCGAAGGGCGCCGGGCCAGCCTCGCGGGCGTGGCGCGCCGGCTCGCGGCCAGCGCAAGGACGCTCCAGCGCCGGCTCGAGGGAAGCGGGACCAGCTTCCACGAGCAGCTCGCCACCGTGAGGCGCACCACGGCGACGCGGCTGCTCGCCAACACCGAGCTCGACCCGGTCGCCATCTCGATGCTGCTCGGCTTCGTCGAGCCGAACTCGTTCGCCCGGGCCTTCCGCGCCTGGGAGCGGACCACGCCGCTGCGCTGGCGCGCGCAGCAGGGCCGGGCCTGA
- a CDS encoding ABC transporter permease, producing the protein MRTLALRLSAALAVLALWEALPRLGIVNPSFLTPASEVLAVLRDLATSGELARHAAVSLRRIAAGLAAAIALGVPVGLALGSSRTFEHAFDGPLQAGRQVSAIALFPVFILFFGIGELSKVVIIFWASIWPVLLNTVAGVKGVDPVLVKSARSMSARGWSLFRKVILPAAAPSIFTGVRLGAAYAFMVLVAAEMIGANAGLGFLVLNSQETFAIPRMYAAIVALATFGLAVNGLLRVAERHTTSWRDAAGS; encoded by the coding sequence GTGAGGACGCTCGCCCTCCGCCTGTCCGCCGCGCTCGCGGTCCTCGCCCTGTGGGAGGCGCTCCCCCGTCTCGGGATCGTGAACCCGAGCTTCCTCACGCCGGCGTCCGAGGTGCTCGCGGTCCTCCGTGACCTCGCGACGAGCGGCGAGCTCGCCCGGCACGCCGCCGTGAGCCTTCGCCGCATCGCCGCCGGGCTCGCCGCCGCGATCGCCCTCGGCGTGCCGGTGGGCCTCGCGCTCGGCTCGTCCCGCACGTTCGAGCACGCCTTCGACGGCCCCTTGCAGGCCGGGCGCCAGGTGTCGGCGATCGCGCTCTTCCCGGTGTTCATCCTCTTCTTCGGCATCGGCGAGCTCTCGAAGGTCGTCATCATCTTCTGGGCCTCGATCTGGCCGGTGCTGCTGAACACCGTCGCCGGCGTGAAGGGCGTCGATCCGGTGCTGGTGAAGTCCGCGCGCTCGATGAGCGCCCGTGGCTGGAGCCTCTTCCGCAAGGTCATCCTGCCGGCGGCGGCGCCGTCCATCTTCACCGGGGTCCGGCTCGGCGCGGCATACGCGTTCATGGTGCTCGTGGCGGCCGAGATGATCGGCGCCAACGCCGGCCTGGGCTTCCTGGTCCTGAACTCGCAGGAGACGTTCGCGATCCCGCGGATGTACGCCGCCATCGTCGCGCTCGCCACGTTCGGGCTCGCGGTGAACGGCCTGCTCCGGGTCGCCGAGCGTCACACCACGTCCTGGCGCGACGCCGCCGGGAGCTGA
- a CDS encoding ABC transporter substrate-binding protein, with protein sequence MNKLLALVLLAAGPSLAAAETFKVKYPNIQWFDPVYVADEKGWFKEEGLEIQWVGEVPAAQLVPAVAAGSVDFANRHTPLVLTANAGGAKLKIVAAGARTTPERPHMKYLALPDSPIRSVKDFKGKKIAINSFGACSEYVLKEHLRRNGLDRDVQFVVIPDPNQEQALKQKLIDVSVVHSPFYEKVTKTGEARELFNDSVVDDGLSGMLPYFTNEKFLAAHPDIVRKFVKVLVRAADWTNAHHDEAGQIFAKRRGLDPRYAGSWEYYEHGLVPGDAQVQWWIDLLVREGKLKRGQIQAKDVYTNAYNPYAVAARR encoded by the coding sequence GTGAACAAGCTGCTCGCGCTCGTCCTGCTCGCCGCCGGCCCGTCGCTCGCCGCCGCGGAGACGTTCAAGGTGAAGTACCCCAACATCCAGTGGTTCGACCCGGTCTACGTCGCCGACGAGAAGGGCTGGTTCAAGGAGGAGGGGCTCGAGATCCAGTGGGTCGGCGAGGTCCCCGCCGCCCAGCTCGTCCCGGCGGTCGCCGCCGGCTCGGTGGACTTCGCGAACCGGCACACGCCGCTCGTCCTCACCGCGAACGCGGGCGGCGCGAAGCTGAAGATCGTCGCCGCCGGCGCGCGGACCACGCCGGAGCGGCCGCACATGAAGTACCTCGCGCTCCCGGACAGCCCGATCCGCTCGGTGAAGGACTTCAAGGGGAAGAAGATCGCCATCAACAGCTTCGGCGCGTGCTCCGAGTACGTGCTGAAGGAGCACCTCCGCCGGAACGGCCTCGATCGAGACGTGCAGTTCGTCGTGATCCCGGATCCGAACCAGGAGCAGGCGCTGAAGCAGAAGCTCATCGACGTGAGCGTCGTGCACTCGCCCTTCTACGAGAAGGTCACGAAGACCGGCGAGGCGCGCGAGCTCTTCAACGACTCCGTCGTCGATGACGGGCTCTCGGGGATGCTGCCGTACTTCACGAACGAGAAGTTCCTCGCCGCGCACCCCGACATCGTCCGCAAGTTCGTGAAGGTGCTGGTGCGCGCCGCGGACTGGACGAATGCCCACCACGACGAGGCGGGCCAGATCTTCGCGAAGCGCCGCGGCCTCGATCCGCGCTACGCCGGGAGCTGGGAGTACTACGAGCACGGCCTCGTCCCGGGCGACGCGCAGGTGCAGTGGTGGATCGACCTCCTCGTCCGCGAGGGCAAGCTGAAGCGGGGCCAGATCCAGGCGAAGGACGTCTACACGAACGCGTACAATCCGTACGCGGTCGCCGCGCGGCGCTGA
- a CDS encoding SDR family oxidoreductase → MSHEGASHVTPARVLVTGGSGFIAGHCILQLLEQGHLVRTTVRALAKEGAVRAVLDEAGLVNGDHLRFAPADLTRDDGWDEAVAGIDFVLHVASPVRPGHVEDPDDLIVPAREGTLRVLRAARDAGVKRVVLTSAFHAVSWGHPHGDHTFAEEDWTVLDGPGVDAYGRSKTLAERAAWDFMAREGGTMELATMLPVAVMGPVMGRDISGANHIVAMMLDGKMPGFPRLFIPIVDVRDVAAAHVLAMKAAGAAGERFLLSNGPAIAMKEIGATIRAELGEAAKRVPTRAIPDLVVRLGALFSARFRAIAPDLGYAKRTSNEKARRVLGWTARDPHEAVVAAAESIVAQRAAPGLARQAGPPGGDRGT, encoded by the coding sequence ATGAGCCACGAAGGAGCCTCCCACGTCACCCCCGCCCGCGTCCTCGTGACCGGCGGATCCGGGTTCATCGCCGGGCACTGCATCCTGCAGCTGCTCGAGCAGGGCCATCTCGTCCGCACCACCGTGCGAGCCCTCGCGAAGGAGGGCGCCGTGCGCGCGGTGCTCGACGAGGCGGGCCTGGTGAACGGTGACCACCTCCGCTTCGCCCCGGCGGACCTCACCCGCGACGATGGCTGGGACGAGGCCGTGGCCGGCATCGACTTCGTGCTCCACGTGGCCTCCCCGGTCCGGCCCGGGCACGTCGAGGACCCGGACGACCTGATCGTCCCCGCCCGCGAGGGGACGCTGCGCGTGCTGCGGGCGGCGCGCGACGCGGGCGTGAAGCGGGTGGTGCTCACGTCCGCGTTCCATGCCGTGAGCTGGGGGCATCCGCACGGCGACCACACCTTCGCCGAGGAGGACTGGACCGTCCTCGACGGCCCCGGGGTCGATGCCTACGGCAGGAGCAAGACCCTCGCCGAGCGCGCGGCGTGGGACTTCATGGCGAGGGAGGGCGGAACGATGGAGCTCGCCACGATGCTCCCCGTCGCCGTGATGGGGCCGGTCATGGGGAGGGACATCTCCGGCGCGAACCACATCGTCGCGATGATGCTGGACGGCAAGATGCCCGGGTTCCCGCGCCTGTTCATCCCGATCGTCGACGTGCGAGACGTGGCCGCCGCGCACGTCCTCGCGATGAAGGCCGCCGGCGCCGCCGGCGAGCGGTTCCTGCTCTCGAACGGGCCGGCGATCGCGATGAAGGAGATCGGCGCGACCATCCGCGCGGAGCTCGGCGAGGCGGCGAAGCGCGTGCCGACGCGCGCGATCCCGGATCTCGTGGTGCGGCTCGGCGCGCTCTTCTCCGCGCGGTTCCGGGCGATCGCCCCCGATCTCGGGTACGCGAAGAGGACCTCGAACGAGAAGGCGCGCCGCGTGCTCGGCTGGACGGCGCGCGACCCGCACGAGGCCGTCGTGGCCGCGGCGGAGAGCATCGTCGCGCAGCGGGCAGCCCCGGGCCTCGCGCGCCAGGCGGGTCCGCCTGGCGGAGACCGGGGGACGTGA